The genomic window ACTTTAAGTATGATGAAACAACGATTATAGTCGATATTAAAGGATTACCGTTTACGAGTAAAGGTAGAACTATTATCGACAAAGGCTGGCGTAAATTAGAATATTCGACTAGTAAAAGTTCAGAAAAAAAAGAACCAACAGAGTTGCCTTTAGTGCAAAAAAATGAAGCGGTTGAAGCAGATTTATTTACTTCAGAAGGGTTTACTACACCACCAAAGCTTTATACAGAAGGAACGTTGATTACCGCAATGAAAACATGTGGCAAAGAATTAGAAAACAAAGAAGAAAAAGAGATATTAAAAACAACAGAAGGCATAGGGACAGAAGCAACTAGAGCGAATGTCATCGAAACGCTTAAGAAGCAGCATTATATCGTCAGTCAAAAAAATGAAGTGAGTGTTACCCAAAAAGGCACCATACTTTGCCAAGCCGTAGCAGATACCTTACTAAGCAGTCCCGAGATGACAGCTAAGTGGGAGACTTATTTAAAGAAAATAAAAAATGAAGAAGGCACTCAAGAAGCTTTCTTAGCTACGATTCAAAAATTTATTCGTCATACACTCAGTTCAAGTACCCAAGTAATTGAAAAGAAGGATTGGTCGACGTATCACACTAATACCAATCAAACGAAGCAAAAGATTGCTCAATGCCCGATTTGTGGACAATCGATAATAGATAAAGGGAAACTGTATGGTTGTAGTGGGTATAGTAATGGTTGTACCTTTACACTTCCTAAATGGTATGTTGGAAAAGGATTATCTGAAGCAACGATTAAAAATTTGATTCGTACGAAAGAAACACAAGTATTAAAAGGCTTTAAGAAAAAAGATGGGCAAACTTTTTCGGCTGCACTACTGTTGACTGAAGACTATAAGCTGTTGTTCAAACCCTATGAAAAAACAAAAAAATAAAAATAAGTGTAGAATAAGCTAAAAGAGTTGCAGATAGATAGAATATCATCTATATTAGGATAATAGTAAAATGAAGTGAAAAGAGGGATGAGTATGGACTACGAAGCTTATGCAAAAGTAATGAAGGCCTTATCTGATCCGAAACGTGTTAAAATAATAGACATGCTTTCTTATGGAGCACTATGCGCTTGCGATATTCTGGAGCAATTTGATTTCACACAGCCAACTTTATCTCATCACATAAAAGTTTTAGTAGATGCGGGTCTAGTGACCGTAGAAAAAACAGGAACGTGGCATCATTATTCGTTAAATGAAATGAAAATGGATCAATTAGTAACAGAGACAATTAAAATTGCTTCAGTAAGAACCACAGCCATTGGCTAAAAAATAAAATAATGCAACGAGCTCTTATTAAAAGCAAATAGGAAGTTTTTATTCTATTTGTTTTTTTTATGGAAAAAAGAAGAAATCCTATATAGCTTTATGAAGGATAAATCGAAAGGAATGAAATAAATGTTTGATACGTTTAAGAAATATGGTTGGTTTTTTAAGCTACGCTGGAAAAGTTATACGTTTGGTGTAGTTGCTTTAATTATTTGTGCTATTTTACAAGTCCTAAATCCAATTATTATTGGTACCATTATTGACCACTTTATAGCAGGAACGCTAAATTGGGAGATATT from Carnobacterium iners includes these protein-coding regions:
- a CDS encoding ArsR/SmtB family transcription factor, yielding MDYEAYAKVMKALSDPKRVKIIDMLSYGALCACDILEQFDFTQPTLSHHIKVLVDAGLVTVEKTGTWHHYSLNEMKMDQLVTETIKIASVRTTAIG